A part of Caldicellulosiruptor owensensis OL genomic DNA contains:
- a CDS encoding homoserine dehydrogenase, whose amino-acid sequence MAKVAIMGFGVVGSGVWEVLIKNASSIAKRAGEEISVKYILDIRDFPEHPAKDLMIKDFDVILNDPEVSIVVETIGGLEPAYTYTKKLLLNRKHVVTSNKELVAKHGPELLKIAKENNINYLFEASVGGGIPIIRPLQNCLAGNQITEIAGILNGTTNYILTQMKKYSLSFEDALKEAQEKGYAERNPSNDIEGHDACRKIAILSSIAYSHYVNYENIYTEGISRITKEDMEYAEELGCTIKLIAMSKRLDDKKVFARVSPLMISYKSPFANVDDVFNAILVKGDAIGDVMFYGQGAGKLPTASAVVGDIIDIVKHIDKSYVYTWAISGDIEVVDIENTSCRFFVRVKYTDYSKAKDAVSLIFNDCMIVNTHKPIGTNEFAFVTHEIKESEFKEKISQLEKISVVEKILSVIRYDENM is encoded by the coding sequence TTGGCAAAGGTTGCAATAATGGGATTTGGCGTTGTTGGTTCAGGTGTATGGGAAGTTTTGATAAAAAATGCATCATCAATTGCAAAAAGAGCAGGGGAAGAAATATCGGTAAAATATATTCTTGACATTCGCGATTTTCCTGAACATCCTGCAAAAGATTTGATGATAAAAGACTTTGATGTAATACTCAACGACCCCGAAGTTTCAATTGTTGTTGAGACAATAGGCGGGCTTGAACCTGCATACACTTATACAAAAAAGCTTCTTTTAAATCGAAAACACGTTGTAACATCCAATAAGGAACTTGTTGCAAAACATGGTCCTGAACTTTTAAAGATTGCTAAAGAAAATAACATAAATTACCTCTTTGAAGCAAGTGTTGGTGGCGGAATACCAATTATAAGACCTCTTCAAAACTGCTTGGCAGGAAACCAAATTACAGAGATTGCAGGAATTTTAAATGGTACAACAAATTATATTCTAACTCAGATGAAAAAGTATTCTCTTTCATTTGAAGACGCTCTAAAAGAAGCCCAGGAAAAAGGATACGCAGAAAGAAATCCAAGTAATGACATTGAAGGTCATGACGCATGCAGAAAAATTGCAATCCTCTCATCTATTGCATATTCTCATTATGTAAACTATGAAAATATTTATACCGAAGGAATATCCAGAATAACTAAAGAGGATATGGAATATGCTGAAGAACTGGGATGTACAATAAAGCTTATTGCAATGAGTAAAAGGCTTGATGACAAAAAAGTATTTGCAAGAGTCTCACCACTTATGATATCTTACAAAAGTCCTTTTGCAAATGTGGATGATGTATTCAATGCAATTTTAGTAAAAGGCGACGCAATTGGTGATGTAATGTTCTATGGTCAAGGGGCCGGGAAGCTTCCAACAGCAAGTGCTGTTGTTGGCGATATAATAGACATTGTTAAACACATTGACAAGTCTTATGTTTATACATGGGCAATATCTGGTGATATTGAAGTTGTTGACATTGAAAATACATCCTGCAGGTTCTTTGTAAGAGTGAAATACACAGACTACTCAAAAGCAAAAGACGCTGTGTCTCTCATCTTTAATGACTGCATGATAGTAAACACACATAAACCAATAGGTACAAATGAATTTGCTTTTGTCACACATGAGATTAAAGAAAGTGAGTTCAAAGAAAAAATTTCTCAACTTGAGAAAATTTCTGTTGTGGAAAAGATTTTGTCTGTTATAAGATATGATGAAAATATGTAA